One segment of Streptomyces sp. NBC_00576 DNA contains the following:
- a CDS encoding restriction endonuclease subunit S, whose protein sequence is MSEWNRVPLESLLKSGVSYGIVQPGSAEATGVPIVRVKDVRNGRIDTSDPLRVSPDVEVKYSRTRLQGGEVLLTLVGSTGQVAIASDRLAGWNVARAIGVLRPIPDISPRWLQYFIESEDAQQYIRERLNTTVQATLNLKDVRVLPVPLPSRQEREGIISVIGSLDDKIAVNEHIAATADTLVSAHYQSEQAGLPAESEHLGRLAHVVVGGTPSRSIPEYWSGGTINWINSGKANEFRVLEPSEMITEDGLSASSVKLMPPGATLIGITGATMGQVSRLEIVAGGSQNVAGVWSDDPALTDWLFYDIKARVADLTKHASGGAQQHINKRIIVELECGVPTAARLAAWSAKTSPLLQIAAHALVETRTLATLRDTLLPQLMSGRLHVKDAEKIVEDHT, encoded by the coding sequence ATGTCTGAGTGGAACAGGGTCCCACTCGAATCCTTGTTGAAGAGTGGGGTCTCGTACGGAATTGTGCAGCCGGGATCGGCTGAGGCGACCGGGGTGCCGATCGTACGTGTCAAGGATGTGCGCAATGGAAGAATCGATACAAGTGATCCCCTGCGCGTATCTCCTGACGTCGAGGTCAAATATTCGAGAACCCGCCTACAAGGCGGTGAGGTCCTTTTGACCCTGGTTGGGTCTACGGGGCAGGTGGCAATCGCTTCAGATCGGCTCGCCGGGTGGAACGTAGCTAGGGCAATCGGAGTACTGCGGCCTATCCCGGATATTTCTCCTCGATGGCTGCAGTATTTTATCGAATCCGAGGATGCCCAGCAATACATTCGGGAACGCCTGAACACAACAGTGCAGGCCACACTCAATCTCAAAGATGTGCGTGTACTCCCGGTACCCCTTCCCTCGCGTCAAGAACGCGAAGGGATTATCTCCGTCATTGGGTCACTGGATGACAAGATCGCCGTCAACGAGCACATCGCAGCCACAGCGGACACGTTGGTAAGCGCTCATTACCAGAGCGAACAAGCCGGCCTGCCCGCAGAGTCCGAACACCTTGGTCGGCTGGCCCACGTAGTGGTCGGTGGTACGCCGAGCCGCTCCATTCCGGAGTACTGGTCTGGCGGGACGATCAACTGGATCAATTCCGGGAAGGCCAACGAATTCCGCGTTCTTGAGCCCAGCGAGATGATTACCGAGGATGGGTTGTCTGCAAGCTCTGTGAAGCTTATGCCGCCCGGAGCCACCTTGATTGGGATTACCGGCGCCACGATGGGGCAGGTCTCCCGCTTGGAGATCGTCGCCGGGGGTAGTCAGAACGTCGCCGGGGTTTGGTCCGACGACCCGGCGCTCACCGACTGGCTGTTCTACGACATCAAGGCACGAGTCGCCGATCTCACCAAGCATGCTTCGGGCGGGGCCCAGCAGCACATCAATAAAAGGATCATCGTAGAACTTGAGTGTGGGGTGCCCACCGCCGCGCGGCTCGCGGCGTGGTCGGCGAAGACCTCTCCGCTCCTGCAGATTGCCGCTCACGCCCTCGTGGAGACACGCACCCTCGCCACCCTCCGCGACACCCTCCTCCCCCAGCTCATGTCCGGCCGCCTTCACGTCAAAGACGCCGAGAAGATTGTCGAGGATCACACATGA
- a CDS encoding class I SAM-dependent DNA methyltransferase translates to MTTAAKKPTEQAELFNASTAKEIQAILWKAADKLRGSIDAAQYKEFVLGLIFLKYVSDAFDERRGQLAAELADDGITEDRMDDFLEDRDEYTGAHVFWVPETARWTWIATHAKSQGVGKLLDDAMDAVMRENASLTGVLPKIFNRDNVDQKRLGELVDLISDARFGGSGDKPAQDVLGEVYEYFLGNFARAEGKRGGEFYTPQSVVRLIVEILEPYEGRVYDPACGSGGMFVQAAKFIEAHAGRAHKADISVFGQELNERTWRLGKMNLAIHGIDGNLAPRWGDTFADDKHPDLKADFVMANPPFNIKDWARDEGDPRWRYGVPPKGNANYAWLQHMIAKLGERGTAGIVLANGSMSSQQSGEGEIRQALVEADLVACMVAMPSQLFRTTQIPACLWFLAKDKTPQGAKRLDDRRGEILFIDARNMGEMVDRTERVLTEVDLAKIAGVYHAWRGTASAREEGLAYADEAGFCFSADLATVREHGYMLTPGRYVGAVEAEEEGADAVAERIAALTEELYGLFDRSAELEKTVRVQLGRVDV, encoded by the coding sequence ATGACTACCGCTGCGAAGAAACCCACCGAACAGGCGGAGTTGTTCAACGCCTCCACCGCCAAGGAGATCCAGGCGATCCTGTGGAAGGCCGCCGACAAGCTGCGCGGCTCCATCGACGCCGCGCAGTACAAGGAGTTCGTCCTCGGCCTGATCTTCCTGAAGTACGTTTCCGACGCCTTCGACGAGCGCCGGGGCCAACTCGCCGCGGAACTCGCCGATGACGGCATCACCGAGGACCGGATGGACGACTTCCTGGAGGACCGGGACGAGTACACCGGCGCCCACGTCTTCTGGGTACCAGAGACCGCCCGTTGGACGTGGATCGCCACCCACGCCAAGAGCCAGGGTGTCGGCAAGCTCCTCGATGACGCGATGGACGCGGTCATGCGTGAGAACGCCTCGCTCACGGGCGTCCTGCCAAAGATCTTCAACCGCGACAACGTCGACCAGAAGCGCCTCGGCGAACTCGTCGACCTCATCAGCGACGCCCGCTTCGGCGGCAGCGGAGACAAGCCCGCACAGGATGTGCTGGGTGAGGTGTACGAGTACTTCCTCGGCAACTTCGCGCGGGCCGAGGGCAAGCGCGGCGGCGAGTTCTACACCCCGCAGTCCGTGGTCCGGCTGATCGTGGAGATCCTGGAGCCGTACGAGGGACGGGTCTACGACCCGGCGTGCGGCTCGGGCGGCATGTTCGTCCAGGCGGCCAAGTTCATCGAGGCCCACGCCGGGCGCGCCCACAAGGCCGACATCTCCGTCTTCGGCCAGGAACTCAACGAACGCACCTGGCGCCTGGGCAAGATGAACCTCGCCATCCACGGCATTGACGGCAACCTCGCCCCCCGCTGGGGCGACACCTTCGCCGACGACAAGCACCCCGACCTCAAGGCCGACTTCGTCATGGCCAACCCCCCGTTCAACATCAAGGACTGGGCAAGGGACGAGGGTGACCCGAGGTGGAGGTATGGGGTACCACCGAAGGGCAACGCCAACTACGCCTGGCTCCAGCACATGATCGCCAAGCTGGGCGAGCGGGGCACGGCCGGCATCGTCCTGGCCAACGGGTCCATGAGCTCCCAGCAGAGCGGAGAGGGCGAGATCCGTCAGGCGCTGGTGGAGGCCGATCTGGTGGCCTGCATGGTCGCGATGCCGTCCCAGCTTTTCCGCACGACGCAGATCCCGGCGTGCCTGTGGTTCCTGGCCAAGGACAAGACCCCGCAGGGCGCGAAGCGCCTGGACGACCGGCGCGGCGAGATCCTGTTCATCGACGCCCGGAACATGGGCGAGATGGTCGACCGTACGGAGCGGGTCCTGACGGAGGTCGACCTCGCGAAGATCGCCGGCGTCTATCACGCGTGGCGGGGAACGGCGTCGGCGCGCGAGGAGGGGTTGGCGTACGCGGACGAGGCGGGGTTCTGCTTCTCGGCCGACCTCGCGACGGTGCGGGAGCACGGGTACATGCTCACGCCGGGGCGGTACGTGGGGGCGGTTGAGGCGGAGGAAGAGGGGGCGGATGCGGTGGCGGAGCGGATCGCTGCGCTGACGGAGGAGCTGTACGGGCTGTTCGACAGGTCGGCGGAGCTGGAGAAGACGGTCCGCGTGCAGTTGGGGAGGGTCGATGTCTGA